Below is a genomic region from Fischerella sp. PCC 9605.
ATTAGTTTGGAATCACTCAACCCATATCTCTGGTCTGATTCCCATTTTGGAACGTCTCTGCAAGTTAGATGGAATTCAAACAATAACACCAGGAGAAATTGGAAGAGTGAAAGGTCACAGTCCAAAGTTGCAATTGCGGGTGTCTGTACCAATTCGTGGGGGTTTTAAAGTCATCGCACGTCAAGGTAAAACAGTGCAAGAAGTGTTTATCTTGACCACTTTGTCACAGGAACAACTCGAAGAAGCATTGGCGATCGCCATGCAAAAGTAATAGTTGGTAGTTGTTTGTTGTTTGTTACTTGTTTACCACCAACTACCAACCACCAACAACTAACTAACAACTATTCCTCAACCCGTCGCATTGCGAATTTGTGTAGAGGCAGGCTGACAATGCAAGAAAATGTTAAAAAATATGACAGAGCGGTAGTAATTCTCAAAGTCATTTGTAGAGCTTCCCAATTTGGTAAAAGAATTTTTTCAATGGCAAAAGCAACACAGTAAACGAGCCAATAAGAGAACGTCATTCTAAACAAAACTAGCTCTGTTGCGTCTGTATCATCTTTTTGCTGTTTGTTATCCAACAATATAATTAGACCGACAACACAAGCGACAAAAGAGACAGCAATAACAAATTCATGACAAATAAGATTTACCGAATGCATTTGTGCTTATCCCAAATGTTTTCTATTGAAGATCAGTCTAAAGGAATAGACCTACTGGGATAATTAAATAGTTACAAAATAAAATATAATACTACAAAATATGTAAATAATTGCTACGAATTAATAAATTAGTTATTAGTCCATAGTTTACAGTCAATAGTCATCAGGAAAAACTCTGGACTGTTGAATTGCGACCTGCCAAAATAGCAAAACTATAGGCGATCGCTAATCGCAGAAGCTTTAGAAGACGAATAATACTCATGTTGTCTTGATATGGAAGTTGGACATTCAGGTTATACACACTTGACGGAGATTTTGAAAAATTTGTCTCATGATGTGTCAATAGATTTTTACTGCGGGAGCGGTATGATGGGCAAATAAACAACACTTTTCAGATTTCAGATTTGTGTAGAAATATGTAGAAAAATGTGACATCAACCAATACCAAGTTGCATTCTAACATATCATTCTGTAGACGCTTCTGCGGCTACTCTACGAGGAGGGCTACGCCCTAAGTGTAGGGTAGAATCTCCGATATGCTACCCTACGAGGAGCTGCTGCGCGTCTATGCTGTCCTCAGCATGACAGATTACTTCATTGACTGCAACTTAGTAAGCTAAAGCACATTTAAATTGCACAATTATATTTTCTCAATCTCTTGTGGGGTGATCCGGACAGCCCGCCAAAGTTATGCAAATTAGATGTGGAACAGCTTAAAAGCAATTAAAAAGCCCCTCTATTTATGAAGAGGAGGCTTTTGTGTGGAGTATAAGTCCTGGCATCGAGCTATTTTGGCGGTCGGCAACCCGACAACTATCGTCGCCGCAGCAGCGTTTCACAACTGAGTTCGGGATGGGTTCAGAGTGGTTCCACCGCGCCATTGACACCAGGAAAACTTTTTGGTGTTTGTTGGTTGTTGGTGGTTGGTTGTAAAAAACTGCAAACAACTAACAACCATCAACCATCAACAAAACCCTGAAGACTGCACAGAGAAAGCGAAATTCACCAAAGTTTGTAGAGGTCAAGCCCTCGGTCTATTAGTACTCNTCAGCTTCATACATTACTGCACTTCCACTTAGAGCCTATAAACAGGTGTTCTACCTGTGACCTTACCTACTTAAAGTAGTGAGAGTACTCATCTTGAGGTGGGCTTCCCACTTAGATGCTTTCAGCGGTTATCCACTCCGTACTTGGCTACCCAGCGTCTACTCCTGGCGGAATAACTGGTACACCAGCGGTACGTTCCTCCCGGTCCTCTCGTACTAAGGAGGACTCCTCTCAATACTCTTACGCCTGCACCGGATATGGACCGAACTGTCTCACGACGTTNNNNNNNNNNNNNNNNNNNNNNNNNNNNNNNNNNNNNNNNNNNNNNNNNNNNNNNNNNNNNNNNNNNNNNNNNNNNNNNNNNNNNNNNNNNNNNNNNNNNGACACTTTATCTAGGTTAACAAGCTCTTTTAGCTTTGTCAAGGGGTTAGAGAAAATCTTTTTCTTTTTTTCCTTGCTCTAAATTCTTGCTGCTAGCCACTTGTTTTGTCTATGGTTCGGTGTGTCTTGGCTTTTTGCCTTGGCACTTGATTACTATAGCAGAACTTTTTGTCTGTGCAACCCCTTTTCTGATTTTTCTGGCTTCGCTATCTACGTATAAAACGAATATGTTATGGATGGTGCGGTTTTAGTTGGGGCTGTTATAAGCCAAATTGCATGGTGAGAGGCTTCTGACTCAAGCTCTTGAAAACTCACTCCTTAAATTACTCCTCTAAATCATCTTTTATGTGGGGGTTTACTTGTAATCCCTTTTTCATATTTCAACGTGTATACACCATGACCCTGCAATACCCGGTACCACATACCCGACTGCACTCCTGTAGAAAGCATTTTTCCGACATTTGTTTTTGCAGTTTTAAATTGATCTGGTGTTAATTGATCGCCGTACAAGTCACGTACAATGGCGTCTATGTGAAAATGCAGATCCGGTTTGTGGCGCATCAAAATTAAGATGGCATTTTGTATGGAGTATTCCTGAAATTCAGGTAATAGAGGTAAAGTGCCAGGTTTTCTGGGAGTTGTTAGTTTGGGAATGTCAGAGATGTCTGGTTTTTGTGGTGAAGGAGTAGTAGATTCCGAATTCAGTGTTGAGGTAGATGGCGATGTGGTTAAGAGTGTATTTAGCTTGTGGTCTAATTCTTGTTCTTGCTCGAGAGTCTCTATTTCCTCCTCTTGATGAACCGAATGATGTCTATCCTCAAGGTATGCCTGTGTAGATGACTCAGGCAAGCGCCTGTGGATATGATGCATCTTTTCTTCCGTAACATACCCTGATATTAGAGCTTCTAGGGCATTCATCTGGTTGCGAACCACAGACAAGCGGCGCTCTAAATCAGCAGCTTCCAAGACGTAGCGATCGCGTTCTGCTTCGAGTAACCTAAGAATCTCAGACAAATCAGTCATAGCAGTTTCGTTTTTTTGTTGAAAGGAACAAACAGGTGGAAAGTAAGGAAGTTTTTGTTAAGGCTCACACCCGCATCATTAGGCAAAAAGTCTATCGTTTCGTTTGTAAAGGATGCAACAAGGTAGTTGAACGCACTTGCTATCCTTCTAGACCATTGTTTTGCCAACGATGCCGACCATCCAAAACTCAGCCATCAAAGCCTCAGTTGACGGTAACACGTGGGAAATCAAAGACTTCAAAAAAGTCAAGTAAAAAATCAAAAGCAAGTTAACTATCCAAAAAGCATGATGGCTAATAATTCTAGAATGAACTGCAACACTATGCAGAAAATGCTGAGATAAAAACCACGAATCTGGTAATTATGCAACAGGAAGGGTGTAGCTCATTATTTATGGAGAATGGTATGAGACATTACTCTTGCCTGCAAATTCTGGAGAAGGGCAAAGAAAAAGCTTTCATCTCTTTACCCTTTCTCCCTTTCTCTACTCAGGCTTTAAGGTAGTACTGAGAGTTACCCAACAATCGTCCATCAAAGCTTCTCGCATTGCTTTTTCATCGTTAAAGGCATGTTGTAGAAGTTGTCCCTCATAGACCAGTTTGACTTCATCCTGCTGAAATGGCCAAGGAGTAACCGCTACCTGCTGATGGTTGTCTTGGTCTTCTAACAAGGTCAATCGCAGTGTACTTTCACTATTAATTGTGGGTACTTGCTGAAGAACTTGCTGCTTACTGGTAAATCCCTGACAGAAGATTATTGATAACGCATCCCATGTTGCTACCAATTTTCTATTACGTTCGATGACTTCTGGTGTCACATAGGTTGCGTAGTATTCATCCTTTTGCAAAACAGCAATGAGTTGCTTTTGAAAGGCATACTCCTGCTTGAGGAAATCCTGGACAATTTGAGTAGATATGGGCGAGTTTTGCCAACTTGTAAATCTTTCATATAGTCCTGTTCCATGCAGCGAAACCAGCAACGCTACATATCTACCTAATAGCAGCGCAAACTGTTTGGCATTTAACCAGATATTTATATGTGCTTGAGTAGAAAGTTCTGTAAAGTTGTGAGGATAACCAGTTTGGGGATTTAGTGTAGGTGCTTTTTCCCAAAGTAGCCAGCCAATATCATGTTGTTCTGCACAAAGACAAACTTCTTTTCTAGGGAGGAATTGACCAAAATTTTCATTGCCCCAAACTTGCGCTATTTGACCTGCAAGCCAAGCATGATTTGGTTGAGTGATGCAAATCAGTCCCTGTTTTGATAAGCGATGCAACATGAATCAATATCCGGGATTATTTATTCAACAATCCTGACTAACTGTGCAGTGGTTTTCAAAGCACAGTCACGCTGTCTGGGTCTGCTACTTATTTCAGTCTAACTTAATTAGACTTCTTACAGAATTGTGGGAAAGGTGAAAGGGGAACGGGGAAGGGTGAAATACCCATTAACCTTTAACTTCTCATATTTTCCCTGAAAATTTCCCTTTTAACCTTTCCTTATAAGAAGGTTCAGCACTCGCCAGTACTACACCTACATATACTATTTGGGTAAAACCTGCCGCAGTGCTTCTAAGAGTCTATCCACGTTTTCTTTGCGGCTATTGAAACCCATAAGACCAATACGCCAAACTTGACCAGCTAGTTCGCCAAGACCACCACCTATTTCAATGCCATGTTCTAAGAGTAACTGCCGTGCGATCGCTTTACCATCTACCCCTTCTGGAATGCGGACTGTAGTTAGGGTTGGCAGGCGATACTCTCGCTGCACGTGTAAGGACAAACCTATATCTTCTAATCTCCGCCAGAGATACTCTACGTTTTCTTGATGACGCCGCCAGCAATTTTCCAATCCTTCTTCAGCCACTAGACGCAGTGCTTCCCGGAGTGCATAGTACATATTAGTGGGTGCTGTGTGATGATAAATGCGTTCTTGACCCCAATATTTCCCCAACAATGTCATATCCAAATACCAGTTAGACACTTTGGTCTGGCGCTTTTGCAATTTTTCCATAGCACGCAGACTCATTGTAAAAGGGGAAGCTCCAGGTGGGCAACCCAAGCCTTTTTGGCTACAGCTATAAGCTAGGTCAACTCCCCACTCATCTAAAAATATGGGAACGCCACCCAAACTTGTAACTGTATCTACTAGCAGCAAACAGCTAAATTCACGACACAAATCGCCAACTCCTTCCAAAGGTTGACGTGCACCTGTAGAAGTTTCAGCATGAACTAAAGCGAGGATTGCTGGACGGTGAGTTTGTACGGCAGTTCGCAACTCATCCAATGAAAAGACTTGTCCCCAAGGCTTTGTAATAGTTCGCACATCTGCACCATATCGTCCTGCCATATCAACAAGACGATTACCAAAGTACCCCATTACACCAACCAGAACTACATCACCTGGTTCTGTAACATTGGCAATTGTTGCTTCCATTGCAGCTGTTCCTGTACCACTAACGGCAATTGTCAGGGGGTTATCTGTTTGCCATACATAACGTAGTAGCGACTGAATCTCATCCATAAGTTCTAGAAAAGCTGGGTCCAGATGCCCTATTGGTGGAGTATTCATTGCTTGCAGAACTGCGGGATGAGCATTCGAGGGACCGGGGCCCAACAGCTGGCGTTCTGGTATGGAAAGAAGCTCAAGTTGCGATCGCTGGTTGTTATTGATTGATATGGCTTGTGTCATATTTGTATTTGTACTTAGCGAGATGATAGTTATAAAGGCATCATAGCCTTTGAAGGAGCGGCGATAAAGCTGCACTCTATAACTCACATCAAGAGGCTCAAGTAACAACACCCTTTGCAATGATGTGAAAATCTGCTATTGATTACCTGTGCCACATCTGCATAGCGATCGCAAGTAGGCTTTTTTCGTTTAAGTCTAATTATCTCTAAAAAAAGCTGATGATTGTATTTAAAAGTGGCATCGCATGTTTGCGGGATGATTTTAATAGTTTTGTGGGATGGGCTGAAGAAAATTTTACTGCTGTGTACCACTGGGTGCAGGTGGCGCAGCAGGTGTTACAGTTGGTGCAGTTTGTTGACGGCGGCGTAAAGCATCCTGTAACCTATTCCCAGTATTATTATTGGATGTATTTGCTGTTCTCCGCTTCCGACGCTGAGATGGTTTCCTGACTTCACTAGTGTTGGCATTATTGTTAGGTGTAACTTGCTCGCGTCTTCTTAGTCTAGTTGGGGTTATTTGCCTGGAACTAGCAGAACTGCTTTCCGCACTATTACGACGCAAACGACGATTAACATCGGATTGCTGTGAAGAAGAAGTTGTTGCTGGCGATGTTGTCAGTGTGCGTGGTCGCCTAGTTCTAGTTCTGCTAGGAGCGTCTGTGTTATTTACTGAAGTTTCTACTTGTTGTCTGCGTGTAGTGTTGCTTGTATTCTTGGTAGTGGTAGCAGCTGTATTTTGATTTCTTTGCTCTTGTTCTCTTCGTCTTTGCCTTTCTTTAACTTCACGGTGACGCCGTGAGCCTCGAATAGCATAGTCAGTAGCGATTGTAACACCTTGTCTTCCCCCGCTTGTGGGTTTTAATTTCCACTCCCGTGCTTGTCTGGCGTGTGCTTCATCCAATTCACGATTACCACTGGATTTAGTAACTCTTACATTCGTGACATTACCATTTTCATCTGTATCTACGGCTACTTCTACCCTGCCTTCAATACCACGTTTTTTCGCCTGTTCTGGATATTTGGCATCGCATTGACGGCAAGCAGCACGACCATTGCCATCACCTGTTGAATCTGTTGGCGGTTTGGGAGTAGTTGGTGCTGTAGCAAATGTTTCGCGTTTTCTGCGTCCTGAACCACTACCTGTGCTACTTCCGGTTCCGGAACCACTACCAGATCGAGTGCCTGTACCATTACCAGAACCAACAGCAATCGTAGAACTAGAATCATTTCCTGTGAGCGTAGTTTGTGTTCCAGAGCTACCTCCACTATTTGCTTGACTTTCTCTTGAGTCTCTAATATCGCTAAGTGACTGTCTTAATTGCTCACTGCTTGCAGTTGTACTTGGAGAGGTAGTTTCTGGTTTTATATTTTGGGCTGGTTTTTCAGTTACTACTTTAGGCTGGTCAGCAACAGGCTTTGGCGGCTCAAATCGCGTCTGTTCCGGCTTGTCTGGTAATGGTTGGATTTTAGGAGGAGTTTTGGGAGTCTCAATAACCTTTTGTATCGGGGTTGTTTCCCTTATAGGTGGAGGTGAAGGAGCCTTAGCAATGTTTGCAGGTTGTTGCTTTATTTCTCTTGCTGGTGGTGTATCTTGAACTTCTGGTTCTTCTGGTTCTACGAAGGTCAATTCAATAGGTTCCTCTTCCAACTCTGGCACTCTAGCCAAAAAGTTGCCAATACCCGAAGCTAATGCACAGATATGCAGTGAAAGTGAGCCAATGAGACTGAAAGCTAAAAAGGATTTTAGAGCTTTGGCCTCTTTGTGTCGTTGCTCCCCTGCAATGCTGGAAAAGCTCATAACCTATTGCTACCTCTTTTCAGTAATGTTTCCAAGCTAAAACTATTTGATGCAAAAGTCAATAAAATGAGATTATATAAGAATGCATAATGTTCAGAACCCATGATAACTATTTCAAACTATTTTTGCTACGTTTACAAGAAATAATATCGGTTAAAATTTAAAGAATTTATGTCAGCAAGAATTAAAAATACTTGACTTTGTTGTCACAGTATTCTAATGTTTGTTGAAAATATATATCATTTGTGCAGCAGCAACTGTTGGTTTAACTGTGGGTTGTTGAGCGCTTTAGGAATATCACATGGGAATTAGCAAATTATTTACCGCAGGTGGCGTAGTCATGTGGCCCCTGCTTGGGTTTTCGGTGTTGGCAGTGGGATTGATTATTGAGCGTGTTCGTTTTTGGTATCGCGTTAATAGCCGCCAAAGTCGTGTAGTCCGAGAGGTATTGAATCTCTATCGATTGAATAATATAGTTGGTGCTTTGGAGAAGTTGCACAAAAATGCAGATTTACCGATCGCACGCATTTTTCTTGCAGCATTGGAATTGGAACAACCAAATCCTGAAGAATTTCGCTTGGCGCTAGAAAGTGAAGCACAAGCAGAAATTCCCATTCTCAAGCGATTTAACACCATCTTTGAAACCATAATTAGCCTTGCCCCTCTATTGGGGTTGCTAGGAACTGTTTTGGGTTTGATAGCTTCCTTTGCATCTCTCAACCTTGGTGATGTGGGAGGTACGAGAACCTTAGGCGTGACTAGTGGTATTAGTGAAGCATTAGTGTCTACAGCATCAGGATTAGTTGTAGCTATTTTTACACTTTTGTTTGCCAATACTTTTCGAGGACTCTATCAACGTCAAATTGCGTTGATTCAAGAATATGGTGGCGAACTTGAATTACTTTATCGCCGTCACTACGAAGAAAGAGGTGAAAAAGCTTATGCGCCTTCAAGATGAATCAGAAATTCCACCGCAAATTAACATTGTGCCCATGATTGATGTGATATTTGCGATTTTGACCTTTTTTATCATGTCAACTCTGTTTTTAACCCGTTCAGAAGGTCTACCAGTTAATTTACCGAAGGCGGCAACGTCGAAAGCACAGCAAGTGCCGACCAAAATCACCATTACGGTAGATGCCCAAGGAAAGATCAGTCTGAACCGCAAACCAACTACTGTTGATGCTTTAACTGAACAAGTGCGTGCCTTAGTAGGTTCCAAACAGCAAGCAGTGGTGATTATCAATGCAGATGAAAAAGTGGGTCATGGTCAAGTGGTGGCAGTGATGGATCGGGTTCGCCGGGTGGAAGGAGCAAGGTTAGCGATCGCAACTCAAAAGCCTTAGTCAGTCATCACTGCCTACAATCATGTTGAATAACACAACACTTTTAATTGCCCTGAGAGCTAGCAGATGGCAAAATGTACTCAGGGTATTCATGGTATTTATGCTTAGTCTCTGCTTGGCTTTGTTTTTAGGAAGCCAAGGTTTCGGTTCTGCACCAAGGCACACAGAGATACTATGGGATACTCAGGGTGTACCACATATATACGGAAATAACAACCGTGGTGCATTCCGAGCATTCGGTTGGGCTCAGATGCAAAGTCATGGTAACTTGCTTTTGCGTCTTTATGGTCAAGCACGAGGGCGGGCAGCTGAATATTGGGGAGAAGAGTACATAGATTCAGATAAATGGGTACTGACTATGGGAGTTCCCAATCGTGCGAATTCTTGGTATAAAGCCCAAAGCCCAACTTTTCGCAGCTATTTGAATGCCTTTGCTGATGGAATCAATGCTTACGCTAAAGCTCATCCTGAACTGATTGACGATGAAGTAGAAATTGTGTTGCCCGTTAAGCCAGAAGATACACTAGCTCACTTACAACGGGTATTAAATTTTACTTTTATCGTCAATCCGGAGCAGGTTGCAGGCATGACTGACAAAGGTAGTTCCGCTGGTTCTAACGCTTGGGCAATTGCTCCCAAACGCTCTGCTAGTGGGAATGCAATGCTTTTAGCAAACCCGCACCTACCTTGGTCAGATTTATTCCTCTGGTATGAAGCACAAATAACCGCACCGGGGATAGATGCTTATGGAGCAACACTCGTAGGTATTCCAGTTTTAGCGATCGCCTTCAACGACAATTTAGGTTGGGCTCACACAGTCAATACTCACGATGGCTGGGATACTTATGAGTTAACCCTCGCTGGTGATGGTTATCGCTTTGACAACCGAGCCCGTGCTTTTGAAACAAAAACTCATTCTTTGAAAATCAAGCAAGATGATGGCACTCTCCGCGAACAACCACTTCTAGTAAAAAGTTCTATCCACGGGCCAGTAGTTGCAGAAAAAGATGGTAAACCAGTGGCGTTGCGCGTTGTTGGTCTTGACCGACCTGGTGTATTAGAGCAGTGGTGGGATATGGCACGCTCCCAAAACCTAAACCAGTTTGAAAGCGCACTAAAACGCTTGCAACTACCTATGTTTACGGTAATGTATGCAGACCGAGAAGGACACATCATGCACTTGTTTAACGGTCAAGTGCCTGTTCATTCCCAAGGAGATTTCGCATACTGGCAAGGAACAATCCCT
It encodes:
- a CDS encoding DUF2103 domain-containing protein, yielding MTKPTADTRKATPAKDGRLVWNHSTHISGLIPILERLCKLDGIQTITPGEIGRVKGHSPKLQLRVSVPIRGGFKVIARQGKTVQEVFILTTLSQEQLEEALAIAMQK
- a CDS encoding DUF3891 family protein; the protein is MLHRLSKQGLICITQPNHAWLAGQIAQVWGNENFGQFLPRKEVCLCAEQHDIGWLLWEKAPTLNPQTGYPHNFTELSTQAHINIWLNAKQFALLLGRYVALLVSLHGTGLYERFTSWQNSPISTQIVQDFLKQEYAFQKQLIAVLQKDEYYATYVTPEVIERNRKLVATWDALSIIFCQGFTSKQQVLQQVPTINSESTLRLTLLEDQDNHQQVAVTPWPFQQDEVKLVYEGQLLQHAFNDEKAMREALMDDCWVTLSTTLKPE
- a CDS encoding alanine--glyoxylate aminotransferase family protein, which encodes MTQAISINNNQRSQLELLSIPERQLLGPGPSNAHPAVLQAMNTPPIGHLDPAFLELMDEIQSLLRYVWQTDNPLTIAVSGTGTAAMEATIANVTEPGDVVLVGVMGYFGNRLVDMAGRYGADVRTITKPWGQVFSLDELRTAVQTHRPAILALVHAETSTGARQPLEGVGDLCREFSCLLLVDTVTSLGGVPIFLDEWGVDLAYSCSQKGLGCPPGASPFTMSLRAMEKLQKRQTKVSNWYLDMTLLGKYWGQERIYHHTAPTNMYYALREALRLVAEEGLENCWRRHQENVEYLWRRLEDIGLSLHVQREYRLPTLTTVRIPEGVDGKAIARQLLLEHGIEIGGGLGELAGQVWRIGLMGFNSRKENVDRLLEALRQVLPK
- a CDS encoding energy transducer TonB; the encoded protein is MSFSSIAGEQRHKEAKALKSFLAFSLIGSLSLHICALASGIGNFLARVPELEEEPIELTFVEPEEPEVQDTPPAREIKQQPANIAKAPSPPPIRETTPIQKVIETPKTPPKIQPLPDKPEQTRFEPPKPVADQPKVVTEKPAQNIKPETTSPSTTASSEQLRQSLSDIRDSRESQANSGGSSGTQTTLTGNDSSSTIAVGSGNGTGTRSGSGSGTGSSTGSGSGRRKRETFATAPTTPKPPTDSTGDGNGRAACRQCDAKYPEQAKKRGIEGRVEVAVDTDENGNVTNVRVTKSSGNRELDEAHARQAREWKLKPTSGGRQGVTIATDYAIRGSRRHREVKERQRRREQEQRNQNTAATTTKNTSNTTRRQQVETSVNNTDAPSRTRTRRPRTLTTSPATTSSSQQSDVNRRLRRNSAESSSASSRQITPTRLRRREQVTPNNNANTSEVRKPSQRRKRRTANTSNNNTGNRLQDALRRRQQTAPTVTPAAPPAPSGTQQ
- a CDS encoding MotA/TolQ/ExbB proton channel family protein, with translation MGISKLFTAGGVVMWPLLGFSVLAVGLIIERVRFWYRVNSRQSRVVREVLNLYRLNNIVGALEKLHKNADLPIARIFLAALELEQPNPEEFRLALESEAQAEIPILKRFNTIFETIISLAPLLGLLGTVLGLIASFASLNLGDVGGTRTLGVTSGISEALVSTASGLVVAIFTLLFANTFRGLYQRQIALIQEYGGELELLYRRHYEERGEKAYAPSR
- a CDS encoding ExbD/TolR family protein; the protein is MRLQDESEIPPQINIVPMIDVIFAILTFFIMSTLFLTRSEGLPVNLPKAATSKAQQVPTKITITVDAQGKISLNRKPTTVDALTEQVRALVGSKQQAVVIINADEKVGHGQVVAVMDRVRRVEGARLAIATQKP
- a CDS encoding acylase, which codes for MLSLCLALFLGSQGFGSAPRHTEILWDTQGVPHIYGNNNRGAFRAFGWAQMQSHGNLLLRLYGQARGRAAEYWGEEYIDSDKWVLTMGVPNRANSWYKAQSPTFRSYLNAFADGINAYAKAHPELIDDEVEIVLPVKPEDTLAHLQRVLNFTFIVNPEQVAGMTDKGSSAGSNAWAIAPKRSASGNAMLLANPHLPWSDLFLWYEAQITAPGIDAYGATLVGIPVLAIAFNDNLGWAHTVNTHDGWDTYELTLAGDGYRFDNRARAFETKTHSLKIKQDDGTLREQPLLVKSSIHGPVVAEKDGKPVALRVVGLDRPGVLEQWWDMARSQNLNQFESALKRLQLPMFTVMYADREGHIMHLFNGQVPVHSQGDFAYWQGTIPGDTSKTLWTKIHPYRDLPRIIDPASGWLQNANDPPWTTTFPPAIKPGNFPPYMAPRVMDFRAQRSARMLAEDEKISFDKMVEYKHSTRMELADRILDDLIPAVRKQGGKLGQRAADVLEAWDRQANADSRGAVLFAFWVEQMDLEQAFSKPWQEDSPLTTPDGLADPKSAVAKLEAAAAKVEKTYGSLDVAWGQAFRLKYGNVDLPANGGDGELGIFRVVEFAPTPDGRFQSIVGDSYVAAVEFSKPVRAMVLTSYGNATQPNSPHVGDQLQLFARKQLRPVWRTRQEIKAHLQERKVF